In Granulicella mallensis MP5ACTX8, the sequence CTTCCGTATTCTCATCTCTCCGCTGATGTTTCTGGGGCAGTTACTGATGTGGCTTGTATTCATTCCTACGCCGACGATGAACGGGCTGAAGGATGTGCCAAACATCAACGCCTCCGTAACGTGGACATTGTTTCTTGAGATCCTCTTTTACCTGATGCTGCCCGTGCTGTACCGCATCTTCAAGGGATACCGCATTCTGATCGGGGTCGGAGCGGCGCTGGCCATCTACGCTGCACTGGCGTTGCGTGGCGTCCGAATGTCTTCCGACCCTCACACAACCAGCCCTGTTGCGCTGGGCGTGCTCTTTCTCGATCTCCTCTTCGGCTTTGGCTTTGGATTGGGGCTGTTGCTGGCGTTCGTGTTCAAAACATGCCCCCCGGAGTGGCTTGCCGTGCTGCGGCAGAGGCGGTGGACTCCCATCGCTCTGCTGTGCCTGGCGGCTCCCATGCTTTTGAAGGTGAAGTACTACGACGCGCCGCAGTTTTTGTTTGTGATTGTCTTTTTTGCCTTTGTGGCGGCAGGAAACGACTTCTTCGGTTTCCTTTCGCTGCGTGGGGTGTTCCTGTTGGGAACGGTAAGCTACAGCTTCTACCTGACGCATGGCATTGTGCTGTACGTGCTGTCACACGGATTGAACCATTGGGTTCCGATTGTCTCTCTCTCTCCGCTGCGATATTGGGGCTTGATTGGCGTGGTCGGTATCGCGACGACCTGTCTGGCGACGCTGCTATACCACAACGTCGAAGTCAAGTTTATGCATCAGCGATCTGCTTTGGCGCATGCGGTGACGAAGGAAGAGACAGCTCAAGAAGCGGTTGTCGTGGTACAGGAGTCCGCTGCGACATAAACGGTTTCTTTTCGCGTACGACGAAGTGCAGGTCGTCATTGCGTGGCTTACCGAATTCTTGCCGGTCGGTTTACTTCTGGGATAAGGAGGCCGAATAAATGCTCAGTTGCACATACGCAGCTTCTAGCAGCGGTGCTGCGACGCCATGAGCGCGGCCTCGGGCGAGGAAGTCACCAAGGATGTGGTCGGCCTCTACCGGTGCACCCTTTTGCAGATCCCGAAACATGGAGGCCGTGAGCGCGGAGCCCGGTTCGGTCATGCGGGCGGTATGTTGCTCTAGAAAGTCCGGCTTCTGCGGATAGCCGTTGGCTGCCGAAATGGCTGCCGATTCGGCGATGATAGCGCGCACGGTCTCCACGCCGCCTGTGGCGGCTTCGATCTCTCCGATCGTCCCGCGCAGCAGGCAGGTGGTGCCGGCAAGGCTCGAAAGCATCGTCCACTTCATCCACAGAGCGGCGAGGATGTCGGGCGAAAGCATGGTTGGGAAGCCGCAGCCCTGCAGTGTAGCGCCCAGAGCCTCGATGCCCGGGGTGACACTCTTGTCGCGCTCACCGAAGACCATGTCGTGCCACGGCCCGAACTGGAGGACATGGCCTTCGGGACTGAGATCG encodes:
- a CDS encoding acyltransferase family protein, whose translation is MAITSPAFYFVLIGLLIGVATLLSRGTRQDAKKLNVPLESLRGLLAVSVLSCHALVSYFSFKTGKWDPPPSAFFSYAGTESVEMFFFMSAFLFWSKCLANNGVGGYGSFLLKRLRRLAPAYYVSALLIVLVVLVRTHFRILISPLMFLGQLLMWLVFIPTPTMNGLKDVPNINASVTWTLFLEILFYLMLPVLYRIFKGYRILIGVGAALAIYAALALRGVRMSSDPHTTSPVALGVLFLDLLFGFGFGLGLLLAFVFKTCPPEWLAVLRQRRWTPIALLCLAAPMLLKVKYYDAPQFLFVIVFFAFVAAGNDFFGFLSLRGVFLLGTVSYSFYLTHGIVLYVLSHGLNHWVPIVSLSPLRYWGLIGVVGIATTCLATLLYHNVEVKFMHQRSALAHAVTKEETAQEAVVVVQESAAT
- a CDS encoding ketopantoate reductase family protein, with the translated sequence MRILIVGAGAVGGYFGARLAAAGRDVTFLVRAGRAEQLRRTGLIVKSPQGDLSIQPKLLLAAEIVEPFDLIVLSTKAYSLDAAIQDFAPAVSPQTMILPLLNGMRHFDILVARFGESAVLGGSTRIVSDLSPEGHVLQFGPWHDMVFGERDKSVTPGIEALGATLQGCGFPTMLSPDILAALWMKWTMLSSLAGTTCLLRGTIGEIEAATGGVETVRAIIAESAAISAANGYPQKPDFLEQHTARMTEPGSALTASMFRDLQKGAPVEADHILGDFLARGRAHGVAAPLLEAAYVQLSIYSASLSQK